One Gossypium hirsutum isolate 1008001.06 chromosome A11, Gossypium_hirsutum_v2.1, whole genome shotgun sequence genomic window carries:
- the LOC107923663 gene encoding nuclear transcription factor Y subunit B-4 — protein MTDKIGIDSYREGHKYDFGGGGGASGEDGFIKEQDRLLPIANVGRIMKQILPPNAKVSKEAKETMQECVSEFISFVTGEASDKCHREKRKTVNGDDICWALATLGFDNYAEQLKRYLQRYREQEGERANQNSAGNVHEGKEETSTYRGEMQSSLSLGRFEICKSIW, from the coding sequence ATGACGGATAAAATAGGGATTGATTCATATAGAGAAGGGCACAAGTACGACTTTGGTGGTGGTGGGGGTGCCTCAGGCGAGGATGGGTTCATTAAGGAACAAGATAGGTTGCTACCGATAGCCAACGTTGGACGAATCATGAAGCAGATACTACCTCCTAATGCAAAGGTGTCCAAAGAAGCTAAAGAAACCATGCAAGAATGTGTGTCGGAGTTCATTAGCTTCGTCACAGGTGAAGCATCGGATAAGTGTCACAGGGAAAAGCGCAAGACTGTTAACGGGGATGACATTTGTTGGGCACTTGCAACACTGGGGTTTGATAACTATGCTGAGCAATTAAAGAGGTATTTGCAAAGGTATAGGGAACAGGAAGGAGAAAGAGCTAACCAGAATAGCGCAGGGAACGTCCACGAAGGAAAGGAAGAAACGTCAACTTACAGAGGCGAAATGCAGAGCTCGCTCTCTCTAGGGCGTTTTGAAATATGTAAAAGCATATGGTGA